The proteins below come from a single Chryseobacterium bernardetii genomic window:
- a CDS encoding TetR/AcrR family transcriptional regulator encodes MKKKFTEKQIHILDIAEELIAKKGYEGTSVRDICSKANINVAMISYYFGSKEKMMSYLYQYRVLKTRENFSEFADTIKEGKPEMQMREMIKYIVSQLFKYNYFHGFVTQELRHTENLKDELLDFYQLFVKKLDEVIKKGVASGVFTFTPKPEDILTMIIGSTLFVIRNKNFYELYVPSKNEEAYAKEAEKKVRMNLLLSVFAILGYAAD; translated from the coding sequence ATGAAAAAAAAATTTACGGAAAAACAGATTCACATACTGGATATTGCTGAAGAATTGATTGCAAAGAAAGGGTACGAAGGAACTTCTGTGAGGGATATTTGCTCCAAAGCCAATATCAATGTCGCTATGATCTCCTATTACTTCGGTTCTAAGGAGAAAATGATGTCTTATCTTTATCAGTATAGAGTATTAAAGACCAGGGAAAATTTTTCAGAATTTGCTGATACCATCAAAGAAGGCAAGCCGGAAATGCAGATGCGTGAAATGATAAAATATATTGTTTCCCAACTGTTCAAGTACAATTATTTCCACGGGTTTGTTACCCAGGAACTTCGTCATACAGAAAATTTAAAGGATGAATTGCTGGACTTTTACCAGCTTTTTGTAAAGAAACTGGATGAAGTCATCAAAAAAGGAGTGGCTTCCGGAGTATTTACTTTTACTCCAAAACCGGAAGATATTCTTACGATGATAATAGGTTCCACCTTATTTGTGATCAGGAATAAAAACTTTTATGAACTTTACGTACCAAGTAAAAACGAAGAAGCCTATGCAAAAGAGGCTGAAAAGAAAGTGAGAATGAATCTTTTATTAAGTGTTTTTGCAATTTTAGGATACGCTGCAGACTAA
- a CDS encoding tRNA threonylcarbamoyladenosine dehydratase produces the protein MDKYWLERTELLVKEEGLEKLIKANILVVGLGGVGSFAAEFLARAGVGNMTIVDGDTVDITNINRQLPALRSTVGKHKVEVVAERLLDINPELKLIKINEFLNPERMDEVLDSGKFDYVLDCIDSVTPKICLIKAARRRKIKIVSSMGAGGKTDPSMVMVRDISKTHNCFLAKQVRKRLKKEKINKGFRCVFSNEIQKEESLKMTDGSNFKKSFYGTISFIPAIFGLYAAAEVINYLVKKD, from the coding sequence ATGGATAAATACTGGCTAGAAAGAACGGAACTTTTGGTAAAGGAAGAGGGATTGGAAAAGCTAATCAAAGCAAACATCCTGGTTGTAGGACTTGGTGGAGTGGGTTCTTTTGCGGCAGAATTTCTGGCAAGAGCCGGTGTTGGAAATATGACTATTGTAGATGGAGACACAGTGGACATTACGAACATCAACAGACAGCTTCCGGCCCTGCGTTCAACAGTAGGTAAACACAAGGTTGAAGTGGTTGCAGAAAGGCTGCTTGACATTAATCCTGAGCTTAAGTTAATCAAAATAAATGAGTTTTTGAACCCTGAAAGAATGGATGAAGTTCTTGACTCCGGAAAGTTTGATTATGTTCTTGACTGTATTGACAGTGTAACGCCCAAAATTTGCCTGATAAAAGCAGCCAGAAGAAGGAAAATTAAAATTGTAAGTTCTATGGGAGCTGGTGGAAAAACAGACCCTAGTATGGTAATGGTAAGGGATATCAGCAAAACCCACAACTGTTTCCTTGCCAAACAGGTAAGAAAAAGATTAAAGAAAGAAAAGATCAATAAAGGCTTCCGATGTGTATTCTCCAATGAAATTCAGAAGGAAGAGAGTCTGAAAATGACAGATGGAAGCAACTTTAAAAAATCATTTTACGGAACCATCAGCTTTATTCCTGCAATTTTCGGTTTATATGCTGCTGCTGAAGTGATTAATTATTTAGTGAAAAAAGATTAA
- a CDS encoding TatD family hydrolase has protein sequence MEFFDFHHHKKYIRDGIYNLDIGQIPPDSPYSIGIHPNDIDVNNIDRQLNWMKSTMFQNCFAIGECGLDSLVSIDQKIQEDVFVKQINIANEVKKPIIVHCVRKFYEVISFKKKAEQPMIMHGFNKKKKIAEDLLANNFYLSFGKAVLYNLSLQDILKNTPLDKFFLETDNEDFKIEELYLKVSEIKEISLEDLNEQILENLHTIKNG, from the coding sequence ATGGAATTTTTTGATTTTCATCATCATAAAAAATACATCAGAGACGGAATTTACAATTTGGATATTGGGCAAATTCCGCCAGATTCGCCCTATTCAATAGGAATACACCCTAATGATATTGACGTTAACAACATAGATCGCCAGTTAAACTGGATGAAAAGCACAATGTTCCAGAATTGTTTTGCTATAGGGGAATGCGGGCTGGACTCTCTTGTTTCTATTGATCAGAAAATTCAGGAGGACGTTTTTGTAAAGCAGATCAACATCGCCAATGAGGTAAAAAAACCCATCATCGTTCATTGCGTCAGAAAATTTTATGAGGTTATTTCTTTTAAAAAAAAGGCGGAGCAGCCAATGATTATGCATGGTTTTAATAAAAAAAAGAAAATTGCAGAGGATCTTCTAGCCAATAATTTTTATCTGAGTTTTGGAAAAGCTGTTTTGTATAATTTATCTTTGCAGGATATTTTAAAAAACACTCCCTTAGACAAATTCTTTTTAGAAACTGACAATGAAGATTTTAAGATCGAAGAATTGTACCTTAAGGTCTCTGAAATAAAAGAAATTTCTCTGGAAGATCTCAATGAACAAATTTTAGAAAATTTACACACAATAAAAAATGGATAA
- a CDS encoding sigma-54 interaction domain-containing protein — MSNELQNIKNRFGIIGNFPALNRALEKSIQVAPTDISVLVIGESGVGKEFIPKIIHSESRRKHQPYIVVNCGAIPEGTIDSELFGHEKGAFTGATATRKGYFEVADGGTIFLDEVGELPLQTQVRLLRVLESGEFMKVGSSQVQKTNVRIVAATNVNMMKAIHDGRFREDLYYRLNTVQIDMPPLRERKGDIHLLFRKFAIDFAEKYRMPELELEPSAVHYIENYSFPGNIRQLRNLVEQMTVVERNRNITAEKLAEYIPMEAHLPMVVNNQSTPKSSDFSSEREIMYKILFDMRNDINDLKSLTSELIKNRGTADLSNHEKNLINRIYTSENQQQLNSGSLLYFENNNDAPAVQTPTIISNTDDSYEDIEDIEVEENRPESLSLQNNEKDLIIKALEKHKGRRNRAADELGISQRTLYRKIKQYNLED; from the coding sequence ATGAGCAACGAGTTACAAAACATAAAAAACCGCTTCGGAATTATCGGGAATTTTCCGGCACTCAACAGGGCCCTTGAAAAATCGATACAGGTTGCCCCTACAGATATCTCTGTCCTAGTTATCGGAGAAAGTGGAGTAGGGAAAGAATTTATTCCGAAGATCATCCATTCAGAATCCAGAAGAAAACATCAGCCTTATATTGTAGTAAACTGTGGGGCCATCCCGGAAGGAACTATAGATTCAGAATTATTTGGGCACGAAAAAGGGGCTTTTACAGGCGCTACAGCCACCAGAAAAGGATATTTTGAAGTAGCAGATGGCGGAACCATTTTCCTGGATGAGGTAGGAGAACTTCCACTACAGACACAGGTTCGTCTTTTAAGAGTACTGGAGAGTGGTGAGTTTATGAAAGTAGGATCTTCACAGGTACAAAAGACCAATGTAAGAATCGTAGCAGCTACTAACGTTAATATGATGAAGGCTATTCATGACGGAAGATTCCGTGAGGATCTGTATTACCGCTTGAATACCGTGCAGATCGATATGCCTCCTTTAAGAGAAAGAAAAGGAGATATTCACCTGCTGTTCAGAAAATTTGCAATAGATTTTGCAGAAAAATACAGAATGCCTGAGCTGGAACTGGAACCAAGTGCTGTTCATTATATAGAAAATTATTCTTTCCCGGGTAACATCCGTCAATTAAGAAATCTTGTTGAGCAGATGACCGTGGTAGAGAGGAACAGAAATATCACAGCTGAAAAACTTGCAGAATATATTCCGATGGAAGCCCACCTTCCGATGGTGGTAAACAATCAGAGTACCCCAAAATCCAGTGATTTCAGCAGCGAAAGAGAAATTATGTATAAGATTCTCTTTGATATGCGAAACGATATTAATGATTTAAAATCCTTAACTTCGGAACTAATAAAGAACAGAGGAACAGCAGATCTGAGCAATCATGAGAAAAACCTGATCAATAGAATTTATACTTCTGAAAATCAGCAACAGCTAAATTCCGGCTCTTTATTGTATTTTGAAAATAATAATGACGCTCCGGCAGTTCAGACTCCTACCATTATTTCAAATACTGATGACAGCTATGAAGATATTGAGGACATTGAAGTAGAAGAAAACAGACCGGAATCTCTCTCTCTTCAGAATAATGAAAAAGACTTGATTATCAAAGCGTTGGAGAAGCATAAAGGAAGGAGGAACAGAGCCGCAGACGAGCTGGGAATCTCACAAAGAACACTATATAGAAAAATAAAACAGTATAATCTGGAAGATTAG
- the rnpA gene encoding ribonuclease P protein component, whose protein sequence is MQNSKYPKAEKLKKNTEISLLFEKGKWKTSGNLRIIILKDKPTTPIESGKLGVSVSKRYFKRAVHRNRIKRLLRECYRLNKDLFKEAFGEKTMAMLFWVSSDMPQKFQDVEAQFIKLCEAQKK, encoded by the coding sequence ATGCAGAATTCCAAGTATCCCAAAGCGGAAAAGCTCAAAAAAAATACAGAAATCAGTTTACTTTTTGAAAAAGGTAAATGGAAAACTTCCGGAAATCTGAGAATCATTATTCTGAAAGACAAACCTACAACTCCAATTGAAAGCGGGAAATTGGGCGTTTCTGTTTCTAAAAGATATTTCAAGAGAGCGGTTCACAGAAACCGTATTAAAAGGCTGTTAAGAGAATGCTACCGACTGAACAAGGATTTATTTAAAGAAGCTTTTGGTGAAAAGACCATGGCCATGCTGTTTTGGGTTTCTTCTGATATGCCTCAGAAATTTCAGGATGTAGAAGCGCAGTTTATCAAGCTTTGTGAAGCACAGAAAAAATAA
- a CDS encoding tetratricopeptide repeat protein, which translates to MEKFQRYYLSFLLLIVYTNTIAQVNCNAIEGEDCKKACELYNTASDLQGSRVSQEDFDKAIELCPDFSSAYMEKAVPYLKNGDFVTWKILVDKAVALDPKMHLGYRGWCKFQFLRDYKGAVLDLEELKKYYPEDLGRSQNGDYNLDVVKAMSYSALGQKEKAAGIIERLLATTGYVKGMFDHYQLGVTYFELGKYDKALENFEKQSKEYNFAENIYFKSKVSKIRNKDYLDLKMLALKTYDEGKTMKDVYTHHFNKVYRQQIEEL; encoded by the coding sequence ATGGAAAAGTTTCAGAGGTATTACCTTAGCTTTTTGTTACTTATAGTGTACACCAATACTATTGCACAGGTCAACTGTAATGCGATAGAGGGTGAGGACTGTAAAAAAGCCTGTGAACTTTACAACACAGCTTCAGATTTACAGGGCTCCAGAGTATCTCAGGAAGATTTTGATAAAGCTATAGAACTTTGCCCGGATTTCTCCAGTGCTTATATGGAGAAAGCAGTGCCTTACCTCAAAAACGGAGATTTTGTAACATGGAAAATCCTCGTTGATAAAGCTGTTGCATTAGACCCCAAAATGCATCTTGGTTATAGAGGCTGGTGTAAGTTTCAGTTTTTAAGAGATTATAAAGGAGCTGTTCTGGATCTGGAAGAGCTTAAGAAATATTATCCGGAAGACTTAGGAAGGTCTCAGAACGGAGATTATAATCTGGACGTAGTGAAAGCTATGTCCTACAGTGCTTTAGGGCAGAAGGAAAAAGCAGCGGGAATTATTGAAAGACTGCTGGCAACAACAGGATATGTAAAAGGGATGTTTGATCATTACCAGTTAGGGGTTACCTATTTTGAGTTGGGAAAATATGATAAGGCCCTTGAGAATTTCGAAAAACAAAGCAAAGAATACAACTTTGCTGAGAATATATACTTTAAAAGTAAAGTTTCTAAAATCAGAAACAAAGATTATTTGGATTTGAAAATGTTAGCCTTAAAAACGTATGATGAAGGAAAGACAATGAAAGATGTCTACACCCATCATTTTAACAAAGTCTACAGACAGCAGATAGAAGAGCTGTAG
- the bamD gene encoding outer membrane protein assembly factor BamD: protein MKKYILGLFAVAVVASCVSQQERAMKSADKDFILKAANENFAKKKWKNALALYDRLANLVAGTDDFPNVGFNTAYANYYDKSYKLAGHQFKNFAVNFPKDPRAEEAAYMSALCYYEGSMDYNLDQSSTELAINELQDFLTNYPNSERSKNISQLIDELSYKLEFKAYENGRQYFKMGEYKAANVALENVLEDFPSTKLRPKIYDYIMKSRYELATKSIYSLKEERIESALTYVKMVEKELPNTEYAKTASDLKAKLEKEKEHFAVVKKETEAKIAALTAKQKKEAEKLASQDKKEQQIKDQISNEKQAKQMQRDSAALQTPPPAATFKIKR, encoded by the coding sequence ATGAAAAAATATATTTTAGGTCTTTTTGCTGTAGCCGTGGTGGCATCATGTGTAAGCCAGCAAGAAAGAGCAATGAAGAGTGCTGATAAAGATTTTATCTTAAAAGCTGCCAATGAAAACTTCGCTAAGAAAAAGTGGAAAAATGCATTGGCCCTTTATGACAGACTTGCCAACCTTGTAGCAGGAACGGATGATTTTCCTAATGTAGGTTTCAATACAGCTTATGCCAATTATTACGATAAAAGTTATAAACTGGCGGGGCATCAGTTTAAAAACTTTGCAGTAAACTTTCCAAAAGACCCAAGAGCTGAAGAGGCTGCTTATATGTCTGCATTATGTTACTATGAGGGATCTATGGATTACAACCTGGATCAGTCAAGTACAGAATTAGCCATCAATGAGCTTCAGGACTTCCTCACCAATTATCCGAATTCGGAAAGATCAAAAAATATCAGCCAGCTTATTGACGAGCTTTCTTATAAGCTTGAATTTAAAGCCTATGAAAACGGGAGACAGTACTTTAAAATGGGTGAGTACAAAGCTGCTAACGTAGCATTGGAAAATGTATTGGAAGACTTCCCAAGTACAAAGCTTCGTCCGAAAATTTATGACTATATCATGAAATCCCGTTATGAATTGGCAACGAAGTCTATTTATAGCCTTAAAGAAGAGCGTATTGAAAGTGCTTTAACTTATGTGAAAATGGTTGAAAAGGAACTTCCTAATACAGAATACGCTAAAACAGCATCTGATCTGAAGGCAAAACTGGAAAAAGAGAAGGAGCATTTTGCGGTGGTTAAAAAAGAAACTGAAGCAAAAATTGCAGCTTTAACTGCTAAACAAAAGAAAGAAGCTGAAAAGCTTGCCAGCCAGGATAAAAAAGAACAGCAGATTAAAGATCAGATCAGCAACGAAAAGCAGGCAAAGCAGATGCAGAGGGATAGTGCGGCACTTCAGACCCCACCACCTGCAGCGACTTTCAAAATTAAAAGATAA
- a CDS encoding LptE family protein, which translates to MNFKNKKISLKQPLLMMALFALLGVLNSCYSFTGSSLTDEKTVQINEFPNNASLVNPALSQQFSTDIQNRFLQRTTLKGTKSNPDILIEGEITDYAFGSTTISSNTQSNPSGGIVQQAQTKLTITVKVHYENKIHPDSSFDRTYSDEATFNSNLSQSDIESQQVKIVTDRIINKIFNDIVANW; encoded by the coding sequence ATGAATTTTAAAAATAAAAAAATCAGTCTGAAGCAGCCATTGCTAATGATGGCACTCTTTGCATTGCTGGGAGTACTGAATTCATGTTACAGCTTTACCGGATCATCACTTACAGATGAGAAAACCGTTCAGATCAATGAGTTTCCGAACAATGCATCTCTTGTAAATCCTGCATTATCACAGCAGTTCTCAACAGATATTCAGAACAGATTTTTACAGAGAACAACCCTTAAAGGAACAAAGTCAAATCCTGATATCCTGATAGAAGGAGAGATTACAGACTATGCTTTTGGCTCCACTACGATCAGTTCTAATACACAATCAAACCCTTCCGGTGGAATAGTACAGCAAGCTCAGACTAAACTTACAATTACTGTAAAAGTGCACTATGAAAATAAGATACATCCGGACTCCAGTTTCGACAGGACCTATTCGGATGAAGCTACCTTCAACAGTAATTTGTCACAAAGCGATATTGAAAGTCAGCAGGTAAAAATTGTGACCGATAGAATTATTAATAAGATTTTTAACGACATTGTAGCGAATTGGTAA
- a CDS encoding tetratricopeptide repeat protein produces MNPRVLELIKNPKNIQSEDLGLLKEEIHAFPYIQNIRALHLYGVHLYEKENYQKELSITAAYTTDKKILYQLINGKIQQELKPEITEDKPSVITAEKPVKYNYNVKGFPIRREETASVPEKEKAEENEICLLDTAQEVKHLYVSGERNRILFEGEENFLDGENSETIDLESTLESGILVTQKSEPEARIPVKREEEIPQQSEENAGENFTPETVINEDQIDSKAVENKVEDESTVSFEETESLLPEADVQENTGETPTEAVETNVGKEISAPEVQEEKSLNLKETEPVISEASIEQSTVEIPTEEDAEAIADEEISVSELEGEIAEEQDAELSFHGTEAFLPDVKIQTNNEETTEKVEAPIFNVNKHEEEMRRLIEEVEKKMKEARPAAQEVQVEPEVTEDHEISFAETQSFHFWSNDKESSEKPEEIKPEEVQVEPSEDIPSEIHDVKDEAVEETVPEVQTAWKPMSLEANMPDSLINKSLESVTPVADTAVITEVPSAEAKEETEIVEEPEAIAELPAEDHSVEEVITEQPEKTEEIQGIPEEVQKDEEVPVMNVSFFGTDISSLKVEESKQNKEEPVKEEPMKEAEVGSVSQTPINSNVPGFINTWQSWLKIGRTEEIEKEKEDIKEKAIETFIENNPRISQLKEESNYVVKEKNDDISHLMTETLANLYFEQKLYSKAIKAFEILIKKHPEKKEYFETRIKEIKDFRSKN; encoded by the coding sequence ATGAATCCCAGAGTTTTAGAATTAATAAAAAATCCGAAAAATATTCAGTCAGAAGACCTTGGGCTTTTGAAGGAAGAGATTCATGCATTTCCTTATATCCAAAATATCAGGGCACTTCATCTGTATGGGGTACATCTGTATGAAAAAGAGAACTATCAGAAAGAACTTTCTATAACAGCGGCTTATACCACTGATAAAAAAATTCTTTATCAACTGATCAACGGAAAAATCCAGCAGGAACTAAAACCGGAAATAACAGAAGATAAACCATCTGTAATAACAGCTGAAAAGCCTGTTAAATACAATTATAATGTCAAAGGTTTCCCTATAAGAAGGGAAGAAACAGCTTCTGTTCCTGAAAAAGAAAAGGCAGAAGAAAATGAAATATGTTTATTAGACACAGCGCAGGAAGTTAAACATCTCTATGTAAGCGGAGAGCGTAACAGAATCCTGTTTGAAGGGGAAGAAAACTTCCTGGATGGAGAGAATTCTGAAACCATTGATCTTGAATCCACACTAGAATCAGGCATACTGGTAACTCAGAAATCTGAGCCGGAAGCTAGGATACCGGTTAAGCGGGAGGAAGAAATACCGCAGCAATCAGAAGAAAACGCCGGAGAAAACTTTACACCTGAAACTGTTATTAATGAAGATCAAATTGATTCAAAAGCGGTAGAAAATAAAGTTGAAGATGAGAGTACTGTAAGCTTTGAAGAAACAGAATCCTTGTTGCCGGAAGCAGATGTTCAAGAAAATACGGGCGAAACCCCAACAGAAGCTGTTGAAACTAATGTCGGTAAAGAAATTTCTGCTCCTGAAGTTCAAGAAGAGAAAAGCTTAAATCTTAAAGAGACTGAACCTGTAATATCAGAAGCTTCTATCGAACAAAGTACAGTTGAAATTCCAACAGAAGAAGATGCTGAAGCCATTGCTGATGAAGAAATTTCTGTTTCTGAACTGGAAGGAGAAATCGCAGAAGAGCAGGATGCTGAATTAAGTTTCCACGGAACTGAAGCATTTCTTCCTGATGTTAAAATTCAGACTAATAACGAAGAAACTACAGAAAAAGTTGAAGCTCCTATATTCAATGTTAATAAACATGAGGAGGAAATGAGACGTCTGATTGAGGAGGTTGAGAAGAAAATGAAGGAGGCTAGGCCTGCTGCTCAAGAAGTACAGGTAGAGCCGGAAGTTACTGAAGATCACGAGATAAGCTTTGCAGAGACCCAAAGCTTCCATTTCTGGTCAAACGATAAGGAAAGTTCAGAGAAGCCGGAAGAAATAAAACCGGAAGAAGTACAGGTAGAGCCGTCTGAAGATATACCGTCTGAAATACATGATGTAAAAGATGAAGCTGTTGAGGAAACAGTTCCTGAAGTTCAGACAGCATGGAAGCCTATGAGCCTTGAAGCCAATATGCCTGACTCTTTAATTAATAAATCGCTTGAATCCGTTACTCCTGTAGCAGATACTGCAGTAATAACAGAAGTACCATCAGCAGAAGCAAAAGAAGAAACAGAGATTGTTGAAGAGCCGGAAGCAATAGCAGAACTCCCTGCTGAAGATCATTCTGTAGAAGAAGTGATAACAGAACAGCCTGAAAAAACTGAAGAAATACAGGGAATTCCGGAAGAGGTTCAAAAAGATGAGGAAGTTCCGGTAATGAACGTTTCATTCTTTGGTACAGATATTTCCAGCCTGAAAGTGGAGGAATCAAAACAAAATAAAGAAGAGCCTGTAAAAGAAGAACCAATGAAGGAAGCAGAAGTGGGAAGTGTTTCTCAGACTCCAATCAACAGTAATGTCCCTGGATTCATTAATACATGGCAAAGCTGGCTGAAAATAGGCAGAACAGAAGAGATAGAGAAAGAAAAAGAAGATATCAAGGAAAAAGCAATTGAAACCTTTATTGAAAACAATCCTAGAATCAGTCAGCTGAAAGAGGAAAGCAATTATGTTGTCAAAGAAAAAAATGATGATATTTCCCACCTGATGACGGAGACACTGGCTAATCTTTATTTCGAACAGAAACTATATTCTAAAGCCATTAAAGCATTTGAGATACTCATTAAAAAGCATCCGGAAAAGAAAGAATATTTCGAAACCAGAATTAAAGAGATTAAAGATTTCAGAAGTAAAAATTAA
- a CDS encoding DUF4126 domain-containing protein, whose amino-acid sequence MLDQVPYLSYIISAFIGIGLSAATGFRVFLPMFAVSLASYFHWIPMSESFEWLAGLPALITTGIATVVEVLAYYIPFVDHLLDTVSVPLATVAGSVLFASQFADLGTFPQWALALIAGGGTAATISSGFAGIRAASTATTGGLGNAVVGTTETAGAGVMTILAMVAPVIAAILAIVLLILIVIYGRKAWRKLRGKKTHSTQ is encoded by the coding sequence ATGTTAGATCAAGTTCCCTATCTTTCGTACATCATCAGTGCCTTCATTGGTATTGGGCTCTCTGCAGCTACAGGCTTCAGAGTCTTTCTTCCTATGTTTGCCGTAAGCCTCGCTTCTTATTTTCACTGGATTCCGATGAGTGAAAGTTTTGAATGGCTGGCAGGTCTGCCAGCACTTATTACTACAGGAATCGCAACGGTTGTTGAAGTTCTGGCTTACTATATTCCATTTGTAGACCATTTACTGGATACTGTTTCCGTTCCTCTGGCCACTGTAGCGGGGTCTGTCTTATTTGCCAGTCAGTTTGCAGACCTGGGAACATTTCCACAGTGGGCATTGGCTTTAATTGCAGGTGGAGGAACAGCAGCTACCATAAGTTCCGGTTTTGCGGGAATAAGGGCGGCTTCTACTGCAACTACAGGAGGATTGGGAAATGCCGTTGTGGGAACTACTGAGACAGCAGGAGCCGGTGTTATGACTATACTTGCAATGGTGGCACCTGTTATTGCCGCTATTCTGGCTATTGTCTTGTTGATTCTGATCGTTATATACGGCCGAAAAGCATGGCGGAAACTCCGGGGCAAAAAAACGCATTCAACTCAATAA